A window from Prosthecobacter sp. encodes these proteins:
- a CDS encoding polysaccharide deacetylase family protein, whose product MRTLCLFFLVTTAFAQSTELGGVKILLNGHQGPAVIQAERLEKFKLRVDVDPKGETKPLAVRVELPNAGPNAWPATDVEVRDAGGHALLVQRTGIEWFKILVPLPVGVTTCFVQAVEPPGGWSKPTSDKDRAIQDNVSGVSLRIAKWHNGRSAALSIRFDDSHPTQLTKAVPILREHGFRGTFMINPGVSEQGSGRVSDFEQHRAEWEALAKQGDHEFANHSAHHRGGFGDEDMEAEIGEAAQAIWKLTSGKSRLTALNLGGGTRWDTTRTLRYYLVRYHHFDASENSTGMDDSYGNRVENFRRILDQHIQRGLWCRIHYHYIGDGLSSTEANFRAGLDIAKQHASDLWIAGMADIYKYQTARNAAKLTLLKSDAQHLSFQITCTTDPALYDQPLTIEVATPPTWDRQKVVVKDAQGAVITARLGKVDGADVLRFDVSPHEGSFVINE is encoded by the coding sequence ATGAGAACTCTGTGCCTGTTTTTCCTCGTCACCACTGCCTTCGCGCAGTCAACTGAACTCGGTGGCGTGAAGATATTGCTGAATGGTCATCAAGGTCCTGCTGTCATCCAGGCGGAACGGCTGGAGAAGTTCAAGCTGCGTGTAGATGTGGACCCGAAGGGAGAGACGAAGCCATTGGCGGTTCGTGTCGAGCTACCCAATGCTGGCCCGAATGCCTGGCCCGCCACCGATGTGGAGGTGCGTGATGCGGGCGGCCATGCGCTGCTCGTTCAGCGCACGGGCATTGAGTGGTTCAAGATACTCGTCCCTCTGCCTGTGGGAGTGACGACTTGCTTCGTGCAGGCCGTGGAGCCGCCTGGAGGTTGGTCGAAGCCAACATCCGACAAAGATCGTGCGATCCAGGATAACGTCAGCGGCGTGAGCCTGCGCATTGCGAAATGGCACAACGGTCGATCCGCCGCACTGAGCATCCGCTTTGATGACTCGCATCCCACGCAGCTCACTAAAGCGGTGCCAATCCTGCGCGAGCATGGCTTTCGCGGCACCTTCATGATCAATCCAGGCGTATCTGAGCAAGGCAGCGGCCGCGTTTCCGATTTCGAGCAGCATCGCGCCGAATGGGAGGCGCTGGCGAAGCAGGGCGATCACGAATTCGCCAATCACTCCGCGCATCATCGTGGCGGCTTTGGCGATGAAGACATGGAGGCGGAGATCGGCGAGGCCGCGCAGGCGATTTGGAAACTGACGTCTGGCAAGAGCCGGCTCACGGCCTTGAACCTCGGCGGCGGCACGCGCTGGGACACCACGCGCACACTGCGCTACTACCTGGTCAGGTATCATCACTTCGACGCCTCCGAAAACAGTACCGGCATGGACGACAGCTATGGCAATCGAGTTGAAAACTTTCGCCGCATCCTCGACCAGCACATCCAGCGCGGCCTCTGGTGCCGCATTCATTACCACTATATCGGCGACGGGCTCAGCAGCACCGAGGCGAACTTCCGCGCGGGCCTCGACATCGCTAAACAACACGCCTCCGATCTGTGGATCGCCGGCATGGCCGACATCTACAAGTATCAAACCGCGCGCAATGCCGCGAAGCTCACGCTCCTCAAATCTGACGCGCAGCATCTCAGCTTCCAAATCACCTGCACGACTGATCCCGCGCTCTACGATCAGCCGTTGACGATCGAAGTGGCTACGCCGCCGACATGGGATCGGCAAAAGGTGGTCGTCAAGGACGCGCAGGGTGCCGTCATCACCGCAAGGCTTGGCAAAGTGGATGGAGCCGATGTCTTGCGCTTCGATGTGTCGCCACACGAGGGCTCATTCGTGATCAATGAGTAG
- a CDS encoding gamma-glutamyltransferase family protein — protein sequence MKPSAITRRRFLVSTGASFVAPWVRADLRPVSELGYVIGEPVVEGIGAMILAQGGNAVDALVATALAGAVTQPHQTGIGGYGAHGVFAMDGGKRIAAIDANSTAPAAFTAGIFKPDAKGRVPGSKNDHGWLATGVPGVIAGLKLALDQFGTMPFSEVLQPAVKLTRDGFALPASLAANFARTAAAFKKDPGSAKLYLPGGSAPTAGAVWKNPELAEVLTTLAQANSIEPFYRGDIAQHIADAFAKNGGLVTAKDMAAYHARVVEPLKMNWDEHTIHTAPLTSGGFTVLQMLAILKAMKWDEMPIGLQRTHARIEAMRLAWRDRLTLLGDPEFVSVPQEKLLSDDYAAECAEKILTEVKAGRIIDHGIDTKTQGGTLNFSACDKHGNIAALTLTHGNGFGAQVTVEGLGLTLGHGMSRFDPRPDHPNAPGPGKRPLHNMVPCVITQNGRPVVAIGGRGGRKIPNAILEFLTQYIIEKKSFTAALAAPRLHTEGTKALEFQKAWPATETGALAKLGYQVKTGGSATLSGVAHENGKWVAGMP from the coding sequence ATGAAACCATCCGCCATCACCCGTCGTCGTTTTCTCGTCAGTACCGGTGCGTCGTTTGTTGCGCCGTGGGTTCGGGCGGACCTGCGCCCCGTGAGTGAACTCGGCTACGTCATCGGCGAACCGGTCGTCGAAGGCATTGGCGCGATGATCTTGGCGCAAGGCGGCAATGCAGTGGATGCGCTCGTCGCCACAGCGCTTGCCGGGGCGGTGACGCAGCCGCATCAGACGGGGATCGGCGGCTATGGGGCGCATGGCGTCTTCGCGATGGATGGCGGGAAGCGCATCGCGGCGATTGACGCGAACTCAACGGCTCCGGCGGCCTTCACAGCGGGCATTTTCAAGCCGGATGCGAAGGGTCGCGTGCCTGGCAGCAAGAATGATCACGGCTGGCTCGCGACCGGCGTGCCTGGAGTCATCGCGGGGCTGAAGCTCGCGCTCGATCAGTTTGGCACGATGCCGTTCAGCGAGGTGTTGCAGCCTGCGGTCAAGCTGACACGCGATGGTTTTGCGTTGCCTGCTTCGCTGGCGGCGAATTTTGCGAGAACAGCGGCGGCTTTCAAAAAAGATCCCGGCTCGGCGAAGCTCTACCTGCCCGGCGGCAGCGCTCCAACGGCGGGCGCGGTATGGAAGAACCCGGAACTCGCCGAAGTGCTCACGACGCTCGCGCAGGCGAACTCCATCGAGCCGTTTTATCGTGGTGACATCGCGCAGCACATCGCGGATGCATTTGCGAAGAACGGCGGACTCGTGACCGCGAAGGACATGGCGGCTTATCACGCGCGTGTTGTTGAGCCATTGAAGATGAACTGGGACGAGCACACGATCCACACCGCGCCGCTGACCAGCGGGGGCTTCACGGTGCTGCAAATGCTCGCGATCTTGAAAGCGATGAAGTGGGATGAGATGCCCATCGGCTTGCAGCGCACGCACGCGCGCATTGAGGCGATGCGGCTCGCGTGGCGGGACCGGCTCACGCTGCTGGGTGATCCTGAGTTCGTTTCGGTCCCGCAAGAGAAACTGCTTTCGGATGACTACGCTGCCGAATGCGCCGAAAAAATCCTCACTGAGGTCAAAGCAGGTCGCATCATCGATCATGGGATCGACACAAAGACTCAAGGGGGCACGCTGAACTTCAGCGCCTGCGACAAGCACGGCAACATCGCCGCGCTGACGCTCACGCATGGCAACGGCTTCGGTGCGCAGGTCACGGTCGAGGGTTTGGGCCTCACGCTCGGCCACGGCATGTCGCGCTTCGATCCGCGTCCCGATCATCCGAACGCTCCCGGCCCCGGTAAACGGCCACTGCACAACATGGTGCCGTGTGTCATCACGCAAAACGGCCGCCCCGTCGTCGCTATCGGAGGACGCGGCGGTCGGAAGATTCCGAACGCGATACTGGAGTTCCTCACGCAATACATCATCGAGAAGAAATCATTCACCGCCGCGCTTGCAGCACCGCGCCTTCATACGGAGGGCACGAAGGCTCTCGAATTTCAGAAAGCATGGCCTGCGACTGAAACCGGAGCGCTGGCGAAACTCGGCTACCAAGTCAAAACCGGCGGTAGCGCGACGCTGAGCGGTGTGGCGCATGAAAATGGCAAGTGGGTCGCCGGGATGCCGTGA
- a CDS encoding cytochrome c, translating to MLNLGHECWVCFDTDLLRIAAVWRGKGVTDKALAPGSYLDAGRKTPGGQFPAPQPDGKQWIANGIYPGWQTGDRIGRDDPREPAPSVEEVGRGPLPEAMGRFKAVRLVPEGVVLAYDVASVEVSEFWVVSNHDSHPLIERHMSVGASTKPLLLVLGAKSNGPSQEIETGVTVTGGNAEIVPDETLWIVRVPAHDAALSFCISLCDEHDAPSVTPRAIPSETPKPRWPQEAISKIKPSTAKDVYVVDHIELPADNPWKRALRLGDIQFLKDGTGVGITVDGDVWLIRGLHEMNGPVRWKRFASGLHEPMTCAIRDEQIFVFDRNGIWKLRDTNGDGEADVHELFSNAFAQTADMREFPSTLRLAPGGEFVIAKGGQEATTLGKHNGSVLRISADGKKASVLGYGFRQPSIGVNLRTGLVTSSDQEGQYIPSTPLHIVRDHQFYGFLSDKLPKEKYPAPIAEPLVWMPHAVNSSAMSQVWLFDAKLGALNDSMVQICFNKPELLRVIMNERGTKLQASVVSITDEFDFPPLNGSVNPADGQLYLAGFQVIGWGNTLDTLAGLCRVRYTGAPSLLPREIVPMDQGVLLRFDVAVDPKKAADPASYSLATWGYKRAHTYGSAQYKADGSTGIDWLTPSSAYVSTDGRSVFVGVPGMKPVMQLRIGWSLASADGAAMEQNAYTTPHELVKFDAKAEGYGDITVDLTPRTAVAQAAGPITIEEGRRLSQMLGCVACHSVKDQDFFHIGPKWKGLFGTQRDYLTEKKAKGTIAADEAYLRESILQPNAKRHTSFTKSEYAMPSYAGVITDTQLESLVLYIKSLK from the coding sequence GTGCTGAACCTGGGCCATGAATGCTGGGTGTGCTTTGACACCGACCTCCTGCGCATCGCCGCCGTCTGGCGCGGCAAAGGCGTGACGGACAAGGCGCTGGCACCAGGATCGTATCTCGATGCGGGGCGTAAGACGCCGGGCGGACAGTTTCCGGCACCACAACCGGATGGAAAGCAGTGGATCGCCAACGGCATCTATCCGGGCTGGCAAACAGGAGACCGGATTGGCCGTGATGATCCGCGTGAACCAGCACCCAGCGTGGAGGAGGTTGGTCGCGGGCCGTTGCCGGAGGCAATGGGTCGGTTCAAAGCCGTGCGTCTCGTGCCGGAAGGCGTGGTGCTCGCATACGATGTGGCAAGTGTCGAAGTGAGCGAGTTCTGGGTCGTATCAAATCATGATTCGCATCCGTTGATCGAACGACATATGAGTGTTGGCGCCTCCACCAAGCCGCTGCTGCTGGTGCTGGGCGCGAAGTCGAACGGGCCATCACAGGAGATCGAGACGGGTGTCACGGTGACGGGAGGAAACGCCGAGATCGTGCCGGACGAGACATTGTGGATTGTGCGCGTGCCGGCACATGATGCCGCCTTGTCGTTTTGCATCTCCTTATGCGATGAACACGACGCGCCCTCGGTGACTCCGCGTGCGATTCCAAGTGAGACGCCGAAACCACGCTGGCCGCAGGAGGCGATATCAAAGATCAAGCCATCGACCGCCAAGGACGTGTATGTCGTCGATCACATCGAGCTGCCCGCCGACAACCCATGGAAGCGTGCGCTGCGGCTCGGCGACATCCAGTTCCTCAAAGACGGCACGGGCGTGGGCATCACCGTGGATGGCGATGTGTGGCTGATCCGCGGCCTGCACGAGATGAATGGCCCCGTGCGTTGGAAGCGCTTCGCCTCCGGCCTGCACGAGCCGATGACGTGTGCGATCCGTGACGAGCAAATCTTTGTCTTCGACCGCAACGGCATCTGGAAACTGCGCGACACGAATGGCGATGGCGAGGCGGACGTGCATGAACTGTTCTCCAATGCCTTCGCGCAGACGGCGGACATGCGCGAGTTCCCGAGCACGCTGCGGCTCGCGCCCGGCGGCGAGTTTGTCATCGCGAAGGGCGGGCAGGAGGCCACGACGCTTGGCAAACACAATGGCAGCGTCTTGCGCATCTCCGCCGATGGCAAAAAAGCGAGCGTGCTCGGTTATGGCTTCCGCCAGCCGAGCATCGGCGTGAATTTGCGCACGGGTCTCGTCACCTCGAGCGATCAGGAGGGGCAATACATTCCGAGCACGCCGCTGCACATCGTGCGCGATCATCAGTTCTACGGCTTCCTCAGCGACAAGTTGCCCAAGGAAAAGTATCCCGCACCCATCGCCGAGCCGCTTGTGTGGATGCCGCATGCGGTGAACTCCTCCGCCATGTCGCAGGTGTGGCTGTTCGATGCAAAGCTGGGCGCGCTGAACGATTCGATGGTTCAAATCTGCTTCAACAAGCCGGAACTGCTGCGCGTGATCATGAACGAGCGCGGCACCAAGCTGCAGGCCAGCGTGGTGAGCATCACGGATGAGTTCGACTTTCCGCCGCTCAATGGCTCGGTGAATCCGGCGGACGGGCAGCTCTACCTCGCCGGCTTCCAGGTCATCGGCTGGGGCAACACACTCGACACACTCGCCGGCCTCTGCCGCGTGCGTTACACCGGTGCGCCGAGCCTGCTGCCGCGCGAGATCGTGCCGATGGATCAAGGCGTGCTCCTGCGCTTCGACGTGGCCGTTGATCCGAAAAAAGCCGCCGATCCAGCCAGTTACTCGCTCGCCACGTGGGGTTACAAGCGCGCTCACACCTACGGTTCCGCGCAATACAAGGCCGACGGCAGCACCGGCATCGACTGGCTCACGCCAAGCAGCGCGTATGTGAGCACGGATGGCCGCAGCGTGTTCGTCGGCGTGCCAGGGATGAAACCGGTGATGCAATTGCGCATTGGCTGGTCGCTCGCGAGCGCGGACGGAGCCGCGATGGAGCAGAACGCCTACACGACGCCACATGAACTCGTGAAGTTCGACGCGAAGGCGGAAGGTTATGGCGACATCACCGTCGATCTCACGCCACGCACTGCTGTGGCACAAGCTGCGGGACCGATCACCATCGAAGAAGGCCGCCGCCTCTCGCAGATGCTCGGCTGCGTCGCCTGCCATTCGGTGAAGGACCAGGATTTCTTCCACATCGGCCCGAAGTGGAAGGGTCTGTTCGGCACACAGCGTGACTACCTCACCGAGAAAAAGGCAAAAGGCACCATCGCCGCCGATGAGGCATACCTTCGCGAGTCCATCCTGCAACCCAACGCCAAACGGCACACCTCCTTCACCAAGTCCGAATACGCCATGCCCAGTTACGCGGGCGTGATCACGGATACGCAGCTCGAATCGCTCGTGCTTTACATCAAGTCACTCAAATAA
- a CDS encoding ThuA domain-containing protein: MNTLRRLLLTTLLIAASFAPAQAANLVLMIGEDEYLTWETLPFFAEKELKPLGHHVTIIHADAADKNHFPGLIEALRDADLLLVSVRRRTPRKEELDAVRAFLAAGRPLIGIRTASHAFALRPNDKVTDPKLDHWQDFDPAVLGGNYSNHHRGEDKTIVALAPGAEAHAILKSITITELIGHGTLYKNTPLATDATPLLIGTIPNQPAEPVAWTHRFGPKQAKIFYTSFGHPDDFKDAAFRRLLLNAIAWALAK, from the coding sequence ATGAACACACTCCGCCGTCTCCTCCTCACCACGCTGCTGATCGCCGCGAGCTTTGCGCCCGCCCAGGCCGCCAATCTCGTTCTCATGATCGGCGAGGACGAATATCTCACCTGGGAAACGCTGCCCTTCTTTGCTGAGAAGGAGTTAAAACCGCTCGGTCATCACGTCACGATCATCCACGCCGATGCCGCCGACAAAAATCACTTCCCCGGCCTCATCGAAGCCCTGCGCGATGCCGATCTGCTCCTTGTCAGCGTGCGACGCCGCACGCCACGGAAGGAAGAACTCGACGCCGTGCGCGCCTTCCTCGCCGCGGGCAGGCCATTGATCGGCATCCGCACCGCGAGCCATGCGTTTGCGCTGCGTCCAAATGACAAGGTCACCGATCCGAAACTCGACCACTGGCAGGATTTTGATCCCGCAGTGCTCGGCGGCAATTACAGCAATCACCATCGTGGCGAAGACAAGACCATCGTTGCTCTGGCACCGGGGGCGGAGGCGCACGCCATTCTGAAGAGCATCACCATCACCGAACTCATCGGCCACGGCACGCTGTACAAGAACACCCCGCTCGCCACCGACGCCACGCCGCTGCTCATCGGCACCATTCCAAACCAGCCCGCCGAACCCGTCGCGTGGACTCATCGCTTCGGTCCGAAACAGGCCAAGATCTTCTACACATCATTCGGTCATCCCGATGATTTCAAAGACGCTGCATTTCGACGCCTGCTGCTCAATGCCATCGCATGGGCGCTCGCCAAATGA
- a CDS encoding prolyl oligopeptidase family serine peptidase, whose translation MKTLLTISLCSVSLLAIAQDKGINPERLMSKDANKDGKLSKEELGDKFWQRAAGQDANGDGVLDPTEIAAMQGKKGRKGEDQTRPGGSNAAFQVREFKGTNGQTLRYSLFVPAQKTDAPLPLVLCLHGSGGNTAAANVLAAPEMQAKHPCIVIAPACDGKSTRWVEGGFRIKDKEVRAVMPELMEMLDAVMDEFKADPARIYLTGQSLGGVGSWGLIANHPGKFAAAVPVCGFWDPAEAAKMNGVAIWAFHGADDPTVPVSGSRDMIAALKKAAVTPEPKYTEFPGVGHGSWVQTYETAELWEWLFAQRKAKP comes from the coding sequence ATGAAAACATTGCTCACCATCTCCCTGTGCTCGGTCAGTCTGCTCGCCATAGCGCAAGACAAAGGCATCAACCCCGAACGCCTGATGTCCAAGGACGCGAATAAGGACGGCAAATTGTCCAAAGAGGAGCTGGGCGACAAGTTCTGGCAGCGTGCCGCAGGACAGGATGCGAATGGCGATGGCGTGCTCGATCCGACAGAGATCGCCGCGATGCAGGGAAAAAAGGGACGCAAGGGAGAGGACCAGACACGTCCAGGTGGCTCGAACGCGGCGTTTCAAGTGCGTGAGTTCAAGGGAACCAACGGCCAGACGCTGCGCTACAGCTTGTTTGTTCCAGCGCAGAAAACCGATGCGCCGCTGCCGCTCGTGCTCTGTCTCCATGGCTCGGGTGGCAACACCGCTGCAGCGAACGTGCTCGCGGCTCCCGAGATGCAGGCAAAGCATCCGTGCATCGTGATCGCTCCGGCCTGTGATGGCAAATCGACGCGCTGGGTGGAAGGCGGGTTTCGCATCAAGGACAAGGAGGTGCGCGCGGTCATGCCAGAGCTGATGGAAATGCTCGACGCAGTCATGGATGAGTTCAAAGCGGACCCGGCGCGTATCTACCTGACGGGTCAGTCGCTAGGCGGCGTGGGTTCGTGGGGGCTGATCGCCAATCATCCGGGAAAATTTGCCGCCGCCGTGCCAGTGTGCGGTTTTTGGGATCCTGCGGAAGCCGCGAAGATGAACGGTGTCGCGATCTGGGCTTTTCACGGCGCCGATGATCCGACCGTGCCGGTGAGCGGATCGCGCGACATGATCGCCGCCTTGAAGAAGGCCGCGGTCACACCCGAACCGAAGTACACCGAGTTCCCCGGCGTGGGCCACGGCAGTTGGGTGCAGACGTATGAGACGGCGGAGCTGTGGGAGTGGCTCTTCGCGCAGCGGAAAGCGAAGCCCTGA
- a CDS encoding SDR family NAD(P)-dependent oxidoreductase, whose product MRLQDQVILITGSTTGIGEFMARRFVMEGAKVILHGRDAARGEALRKELGTDKAAFCQGSLEDPAYPEKLAADAIVAFGKVDALVNNAALTNRAKIDETDATMFDRIIAVNARAPMLLIRALLPELKKNQGVVLNIGSVLAHCGQANLLAYSMSKGALMTMTRNLADALGQDRVRVNQLNVGWTLTENEYQVKLGDGLGEGWPERLPAYAIPMGRLIMPEDIAAACVYWVGRESFPITGTVAELEQYPLIGRYTNHEGDPLKQQDHTN is encoded by the coding sequence ATGCGACTCCAAGACCAGGTCATTCTCATCACCGGCAGCACCACCGGCATCGGCGAATTCATGGCGCGGCGATTTGTGATGGAGGGCGCGAAAGTCATCCTGCATGGCCGCGATGCGGCACGTGGTGAAGCGTTGAGAAAAGAACTCGGCACGGACAAGGCGGCGTTTTGCCAAGGGAGCCTCGAAGATCCGGCCTATCCCGAAAAGCTGGCCGCCGATGCAATTGTAGCCTTCGGCAAGGTCGATGCGCTGGTGAACAACGCGGCGTTGACGAATCGAGCGAAGATTGACGAGACGGATGCGACCATGTTTGACCGCATCATCGCGGTGAATGCGCGTGCGCCGATGCTGCTCATCCGTGCGTTGCTGCCGGAGCTGAAGAAAAATCAGGGCGTCGTGCTGAACATCGGTTCCGTGCTCGCGCACTGCGGTCAGGCCAATTTACTCGCCTATTCGATGTCGAAGGGCGCTTTGATGACGATGACACGCAATCTAGCCGATGCACTGGGCCAGGATCGCGTACGCGTGAACCAGCTCAATGTTGGCTGGACGCTCACGGAGAATGAATACCAGGTCAAACTCGGCGACGGACTCGGCGAAGGCTGGCCGGAGCGTCTTCCTGCTTACGCCATCCCGATGGGACGCCTCATCATGCCCGAAGACATCGCTGCGGCATGCGTTTACTGGGTTGGGCGCGAAAGTTTTCCCATCACCGGCACCGTGGCCGAGCTGGAACAGTATCCGCTCATCGGCCGCTACACCAATCACGAAGGCGATCCTCTCAAACAACAAGACCACACCAACTAA
- a CDS encoding fumarylacetoacetate hydrolase family protein — translation MKLIRFGNPGEEKPGLILDDGRRIDASAFGSDYDEKFFGGDGLERLAAWAKANAASAPTVNAAVRLGPCIARPSKIICIGLNYSDHAKESGMPIPAEPIVFFKATSAIVGPNDNVVIPRNSKKTDWEVELAFVIGKKASYVSEDDAMSHVAGYCVHNDYSEREWQLERGGQWVKGKSCDTFAPIGPFLATSDEIPDPQNLKLWLKLNGKTIQNSSTAQMIFGVKTLVSYLSQFMSLLPGDIITTGTPPGVGLGFKPDPLFMKPGDVIELGVEGLGEQTQTAKAFSS, via the coding sequence ATGAAACTGATCCGCTTTGGCAACCCTGGAGAAGAAAAACCCGGCCTCATCCTCGACGATGGCCGCCGCATTGATGCGTCCGCCTTTGGCAGCGACTACGATGAAAAATTCTTCGGTGGTGACGGTCTGGAGCGTCTCGCAGCTTGGGCGAAGGCCAATGCGGCTTCGGCACCGACGGTGAATGCCGCCGTGCGTCTCGGACCGTGCATCGCACGTCCGAGCAAGATCATCTGCATCGGTCTGAACTACAGCGATCACGCCAAAGAGTCCGGCATGCCGATTCCAGCGGAGCCGATCGTCTTCTTCAAGGCCACATCGGCGATTGTCGGCCCGAATGACAACGTCGTCATCCCGCGCAACTCGAAGAAGACCGACTGGGAGGTCGAGCTGGCCTTCGTGATCGGCAAAAAGGCCAGCTACGTCAGCGAAGACGACGCGATGAGCCACGTCGCTGGCTATTGCGTGCACAACGACTACAGCGAACGCGAGTGGCAGCTCGAGCGCGGCGGCCAATGGGTCAAAGGCAAGAGCTGCGACACCTTCGCGCCCATCGGCCCGTTTCTCGCGACGAGCGATGAGATCCCTGATCCGCAGAACCTGAAGCTGTGGCTCAAACTGAACGGCAAGACGATCCAGAACAGCAGTACCGCGCAAATGATCTTCGGCGTGAAGACACTGGTGAGTTATCTGAGCCAGTTCATGTCCCTGCTGCCCGGTGACATCATCACCACTGGCACCCCTCCCGGCGTCGGCCTCGGCTTCAAGCCCGATCCCCTCTTTATGAAGCCCGGCGACGTCATCGAACTCGGTGTCGAAGGACTCGGGGAACAGACGCAGACGGCGAAAGCCTTCAGTTCGTGA
- a CDS encoding aldo/keto reductase produces MLRPLARSGIGISAIAFGGGPVSGLMTADSKREQLATVERAIIRGINWFDTAATYGAGQSERSLGDALAELHAPDSIHVATKVRLAAEDLGDIKSAVKRSVTGSLQRLRRERVTLLQLHNAITRERGDAPTSITVADVLGKGGVLEAFEELRTEGVMPHFGLTGLGQLESLREVLQQGAWATIQVNEHALIRRAPGPDHLMTICATHGVAVLAIRVFGGGALSGQPPSAHTLKTPFFPLHLYERDQANARQLANFLPEAISMPELAIRHVIGNESITTAIIGFASPQQVDDAIRWAAHGPLPRDIRDHIAQMPLPEETP; encoded by the coding sequence GTGCTGCGACCGCTCGCGAGGAGTGGTATCGGCATTTCCGCCATCGCGTTCGGTGGTGGGCCGGTGTCAGGGCTGATGACAGCGGATTCAAAGCGCGAGCAGCTTGCCACGGTGGAGCGCGCGATCATCCGTGGCATCAACTGGTTTGATACGGCGGCGACGTATGGTGCCGGCCAGTCGGAGCGAAGCCTCGGCGATGCGCTGGCCGAATTGCACGCGCCGGACTCGATCCATGTGGCCACGAAGGTGCGGCTTGCAGCGGAGGATCTCGGCGACATCAAGAGCGCGGTGAAGCGATCCGTGACTGGCAGCTTGCAGCGGCTGCGGCGTGAGCGTGTGACCTTGCTGCAACTGCACAATGCCATCACGCGGGAGCGTGGTGATGCGCCGACCTCAATCACGGTGGCTGATGTGCTCGGCAAGGGTGGTGTGCTGGAGGCATTTGAGGAACTGCGTACGGAGGGCGTGATGCCGCACTTCGGCCTGACCGGACTGGGTCAGTTGGAATCCTTGCGCGAGGTGCTTCAGCAAGGCGCATGGGCCACGATCCAGGTCAATGAGCACGCCTTGATCCGCCGCGCGCCAGGACCGGACCATTTGATGACTATTTGCGCCACGCATGGGGTGGCGGTGCTGGCCATCCGCGTATTCGGCGGCGGAGCGCTTTCAGGCCAGCCACCGAGTGCACACACACTGAAGACGCCGTTCTTTCCGCTGCATCTCTACGAGCGCGATCAGGCCAATGCGCGGCAGCTCGCAAACTTTCTGCCAGAGGCAATCAGCATGCCCGAGCTGGCGATTCGCCATGTGATCGGAAACGAAAGCATCACAACGGCGATCATCGGGTTTGCCAGTCCTCAGCAGGTGGACGACGCCATCCGCTGGGCTGCGCACGGTCCATTGCCTCGTGACATCCGTGATCACATCGCCCAAATGCCTTTGCCGGAAGAAACACCATGA